A window from Mya arenaria isolate MELC-2E11 chromosome 9, ASM2691426v1 encodes these proteins:
- the LOC128202914 gene encoding uncharacterized protein LOC128202914: MTVQKGLNITVLDSLNFLPMKLAALPKAFGLTELKKGWFPHFFNNRENQTYIGPYPQATSYGCEFMSSKEREELLTWFESKKDEDFSFRQEMLEYCRSDVDILRQACLKFRELLITATHTFALMDFKEKGKITRKMSAVFVDPFNFTTIASVCMGVYKTKYLKEDWEVKINDNNEWTPARYIDGNLEILKDNTWIKEGYLKEDKIKDKRFIKSLIAKVPATNRYQFSKSSIEWLEWMIKQERVHIQHALNGGEKKLQGTRYKLDGYCTETNTAYEYHDRLDPRESFFGGRTNASQLYYKTEDNENIKYIDFTSLYPWVNKYCHYPVGHPDIITSDFKNIDDYFGTAKVKILPPRGLYHPVLPYRSNGKLKFSLCRTCADNESQKDCECSEEDRALTGTWCTPEIKTAIRLGYRLLKVYEVYHWSDTTQYNLQTRKGGLFSKYINTFLKLKQEANGPPEWIKNEEDTNKYIKDYFEKEGVSLDHEAIVKNPGLRALAKLCLNSFWGKFGQCLNMRQTVFFHQSEVDKFFQIFTDPMKQPQNFHIVAEDTLQMEWTYKKDSLPEDNKTNIYLATFTTCWARLKLYSVLEDLDHRVIYFDTDSIVYVSRPGQYDPPLGDYPGELTDELSEGEHIVEFVSGGLKNYAYKTNTNKETCKVRGFTLNQSNDQF; this comes from the exons ATGACGGTACAGAAAGGCCTCAATATAACTGTTTTGGATAGTCTGAACTTCCTACCTATGAAGCTGGCGGCGCTGCCCAAGGCATTTGGTTtgacagaattaaaaaaaggttGGTTTCCCCACTTTTTCAATAACAGAGAGAACCAGACTTATATCGGACCGTATCCTCAAGCCACGAGCTATGGGTGTGAGTTTATGAGTTCCAAAGAACGGGAAGAACTGTTGACTTGGTTCGAATCCAAGAAAGACGAGGATTTTTCTTTTAGACAGGAAATGTTAGAGTATTGTCGAAGTGACGTTGACATTCTTCGACAAGCCTGTTTGAAATTCCGAGAGCTCCTTATAACAGCTACACATACATTTGCGCTGATGGATTTTAAGGAGAAGGGAAAGATCACTCGAAAAATGAGTGCTGTTTTTGTTGATCCATTTAACTTTACGACCATAGCCTCAGTATGTATGGGCGTGTACAAGACGAAATATTTGAAAGAAGACTGGGAGGTCAAAATTAATGACAACAATGAATGGACACCAGCCAGATACATCGACGGAAACTTGGAGATCCTGAAAGACAACACCTGGATTAAAGAAGGATATCTGAAAGAAGataaaattaaagataaaagATTTATAAAATCACTAATTGCCAAAGTCCCAGCTACCAATAGATATCAATTTAGTAAGTCTTCGATTGAATGGTTGGAATGGATGATCAAACAAGAGCGTGTTCATATACAACACGCCCTTAATGGTGGGGAAAAGAAACTGCAGGGTACACGGTACAAGTTGGACGGTTACTGCACGGAAACCAACACGGCCTATGAGTACCATG ATAGACTAGATCCCAGAGAAAGTTTTTTCGGGGGACGTACTAACGCCAGTCAACTCTACTATAAAACTGaagacaatgaaaatatcaagtaCATCGATTTCACTAGTTTATACCCGTGGGTCAACAAATATTGCCATTATCCCGTGGGTCACCCCGATATCATTACATCTGACTTCAAAAATATTGACGACTACTTTGGAACCGCCAAAGTCAAGATCCTACCTCCGAGAGGACTCTATCACCCTGTCCTTCCTTACAGATCTAATGGTAAACTGAAATTTTCACTTTGCCGGACCTGCGCTGACAATGAAAGTCAGAAAGATTGTGAGTGCTCCGAAGAGGATAGAGCTTTGACTGGTACATGGTGTACGCCTGAAATAAAAACTGCCATTCGTCTAGGGTACAGACTTCTTAAAGTCTACGAAGTTTATCACTGGTCAGACACAACACAATATAATCTACAAACCAGGAAAGGTGGTctattttccaaatatatcaaCACATTTCTGAAACTCAAACAAGAGGCTAACGGCCCTCCTGAATGGATAAAGAATGAAGAGGATACCAACAAGTACATTAaggattattttgaaaaggaagGCGTTTCATTGGATCATGAAGCTATTGTCAAGAATCCTGGACTGCGCGCTCTAGCCAAACTCTGCTTAAACAGTTTTTGGGGCAAGTTCGGTCAATGCTTGAACATGAGACAGACAGTTTTTTTTCACCAGTCGGAAGTGGACAagttttttcaaatattcactGATCCTATGAAACAGCCTCAAAATTTTCACATCGTCGCTGAAGACACACTTCAGATGGAATGGACCTACAAAAAAGACAGTCTTCCTGAAGATAACAAGACCAACATTTATTTGGCCACATTCACGACCTGTTGGGCCAGACTTAAACTCTACAGTGTATTAGAAGATTTGGATCATCGAGTAATCTACTTTGATACCGATTCTATTGTCTACGTGAGTCGACCCGGTCAGTACGATCCACCACTTGGTGATTATCCGGGTGAACTCACCGATGAGCTTAGTGAAGGTGAACATATTGTAGAGTTTGTGTCGGGTGGCCTGAAAAATTACGCATATAAGACCAATACAAACAAAGAAACGTGTAAAGTGAGAGGATTCACCCTCAATCAGTCAAATGATCAATTTTGA